In Propionicimonas paludicola, a single window of DNA contains:
- a CDS encoding GNAT family N-acetyltransferase, with the protein MIADSVRLALPAEAAAIAALQRRCWVSDYPSELSDQLLASADLAAMTASWEAAIVRPPLAQFRVLVAIGAERLVGFAVVGPSDDPDAVAGSDALVAEFSVDPQARRSGHGSRLLNAVADTLRADGFARATWWVRSTDDVLREFLVSSGWAADGAHTEVAMSGDGPRLKLVRLHTGLA; encoded by the coding sequence GTGATCGCTGACTCAGTACGCCTGGCCCTGCCCGCGGAGGCCGCCGCCATCGCTGCCCTGCAGCGTCGCTGCTGGGTCTCCGACTACCCGTCCGAGCTCTCCGACCAGCTGCTGGCCTCGGCCGATCTGGCCGCCATGACCGCCAGCTGGGAGGCCGCCATCGTGCGTCCGCCGCTGGCTCAGTTCCGGGTCCTGGTGGCGATCGGCGCCGAGCGACTGGTCGGCTTCGCCGTGGTCGGCCCCTCCGACGATCCGGACGCCGTCGCCGGCTCGGATGCGCTGGTGGCCGAGTTCAGTGTGGACCCGCAGGCCCGGCGGTCGGGCCACGGCTCCCGGCTGCTCAATGCCGTGGCGGACACTCTGCGCGCGGACGGCTTCGCCCGGGCCACCTGGTGGGTGCGCTCGACCGACGACGTCCTGCGGGAGTTCCTGGTGTCCTCCGGCTGGGCCGCTGACGGCGCGCACACCGAGGTGGCCATGAGTGGCGACGGACCTCGGCTGAAGCTGGTCCGGCTGCACACCGGGCTCGCCTAG
- a CDS encoding type IV toxin-antitoxin system AbiEi family antitoxin domain-containing protein has protein sequence MDRGRTTDELVRGEGIAPGELRAACRDGHLERIRRGSYAARTDLDALARHRRLIAATFPLLAEGSVLSHTSAAVLHGLPVREDRLDRVWVTRAGDGHGRHGPVVHLRRASLLRDDLDAVDGLPVTSLARTVMDLARELTLDWGVVGLDAALADGCAPEALGEVLDRMSNWPGRRRAAAALRLADGAAGSPAESISRVQMYRLGFPMPVTQFRVILDGALVATTDFGWDDYGLVGECDGRVKYGELLRPGETPADAVMREKRREERIRQAGFWIVRWGWREANDPDQLRRLLRRGFDLAPRHPAPKAQRA, from the coding sequence ATGGATCGTGGGCGGACGACCGACGAGCTCGTCCGAGGCGAGGGAATCGCACCGGGCGAGCTGCGCGCGGCCTGCAGGGATGGGCACCTTGAGCGCATCCGGCGGGGGAGCTACGCAGCCAGGACCGACCTGGACGCGCTCGCCCGGCATCGCCGCCTCATTGCGGCGACGTTCCCACTGCTCGCGGAGGGCAGCGTGCTGAGTCATACCTCTGCTGCCGTGCTGCATGGCCTTCCTGTGCGCGAGGATCGTCTTGATCGGGTGTGGGTGACCCGGGCCGGCGACGGCCATGGTCGGCACGGACCGGTGGTCCATTTGCGCAGGGCGTCGTTGTTGCGAGATGACCTCGACGCTGTTGACGGGTTGCCGGTCACGAGCCTGGCCCGCACGGTAATGGATCTGGCACGGGAGCTGACCCTCGACTGGGGTGTGGTCGGGCTGGATGCCGCCCTGGCCGACGGCTGCGCGCCCGAGGCTTTGGGTGAGGTGCTCGACCGAATGAGCAACTGGCCTGGACGGCGTCGCGCGGCCGCGGCACTTCGACTTGCCGATGGTGCAGCGGGGTCGCCCGCTGAGTCGATCAGCAGGGTGCAGATGTACCGGCTGGGGTTCCCGATGCCCGTCACGCAGTTCCGAGTGATCCTGGACGGTGCGCTTGTTGCGACAACTGACTTTGGCTGGGATGACTACGGGCTAGTGGGCGAGTGTGATGGACGAGTCAAGTACGGCGAACTGCTTCGTCCAGGTGAGACGCCGGCCGACGCGGTGATGCGCGAGAAGCGCCGTGAGGAGAGGATTCGCCAGGCGGGCTTCTGGATCGTCCGGTGGGGATGGCGTGAGGCCAACGACCCCGACCAGTTGCGGAGACTGCTTCGTCGGGGGTTCGACCTGGCGCCGCGCCATCCGGCGCCGAAAGCTCAGCGGGCGTAG
- a CDS encoding LppX_LprAFG lipoprotein, giving the protein MFHKLGLTAAAVGLVLVAGCSTPAPAQSQQAPSQPSASSAAPATSAAPQSSPAQPAGDSAIDDFVAKVGNGLDGVKSYHLKMSMSSAGQQMTFEGDVDAADPKHPNQHLSMDLGKMTIEMITIGKDSYMKGLLGSGWVKVSEDVASQTTTAEIDQSKWLAQNKDAFKKVENLGTESVGGANTTHYRLTLDAAALKDLGSDAGASGEVAYDAWLDDSGLMRKAVFDLNTGKAPLKMEVLLTKVNEPVTIKPPAKFTTMG; this is encoded by the coding sequence ATGTTTCACAAGCTCGGCCTGACGGCAGCCGCTGTCGGCCTGGTCCTGGTTGCTGGCTGCTCCACGCCGGCACCGGCGCAAAGTCAGCAGGCGCCCAGCCAACCCTCCGCGAGCTCGGCCGCTCCGGCGACCAGCGCGGCTCCACAGTCCAGTCCGGCTCAGCCGGCCGGCGACTCCGCGATCGACGACTTCGTCGCCAAGGTCGGAAATGGCCTGGACGGCGTCAAGAGCTACCACCTGAAGATGTCGATGAGCTCGGCTGGTCAGCAGATGACGTTCGAGGGCGACGTCGACGCCGCCGACCCCAAACATCCGAATCAGCATCTGTCGATGGACCTGGGCAAGATGACCATCGAGATGATCACGATCGGCAAGGACTCCTACATGAAGGGCCTGCTCGGCAGTGGTTGGGTCAAGGTGTCCGAAGACGTGGCCTCGCAGACCACTACCGCCGAGATCGACCAGAGCAAGTGGTTGGCCCAGAACAAGGACGCCTTCAAGAAGGTCGAGAACCTCGGCACCGAGAGTGTGGGCGGGGCGAACACCACCCACTACCGACTCACCCTGGACGCCGCGGCCCTGAAGGACCTCGGCTCCGATGCCGGCGCCAGCGGGGAGGTCGCCTATGACGCGTGGCTCGACGACTCCGGACTGATGCGCAAGGCGGTGTTCGACCTCAACACAGGCAAGGCGCCGCTCAAGATGGAGGTGCTGCTCACCAAGGTCAACGAGCCGGTCACGATCAAGCCGCCGGCCAAATTCACGACGATGGGCTAG
- the rpsO gene encoding 30S ribosomal protein S15: MDADTKKKIIEEYAIAPGDTGSPDVQIALLTKRIAHLTEHLKEHKGDHHSRRGLMLLVGQRRRLLNYVMKNDVEHYRSLIARLGLRR, encoded by the coding sequence ATGGACGCTGACACCAAGAAGAAGATCATCGAAGAGTACGCGATCGCCCCGGGCGATACCGGTTCGCCGGACGTTCAGATTGCGCTGCTCACCAAGCGGATCGCGCACCTGACCGAGCATCTGAAGGAGCACAAGGGCGACCACCACAGCCGCCGTGGCCTGATGCTGCTGGTCGGCCAGCGCCGCCGCCTGCTCAACTACGTGATGAAGAACGACGTTGAGCACTACCGTTCGCTGATCGCACGCCTCGGCCTGCGTCGGTGA
- the rpmB gene encoding 50S ribosomal protein L28 encodes MAAVCDICAKGPGFGHNVPWSKKKTNRRWNPNIQRVRAVVEGTPKRLNVCTSCLKAGRVTR; translated from the coding sequence GTGGCTGCCGTCTGTGACATCTGCGCCAAGGGGCCCGGCTTCGGGCACAACGTGCCGTGGTCGAAGAAGAAGACCAACCGGCGTTGGAACCCGAACATTCAGCGGGTCCGTGCTGTGGTCGAGGGCACCCCCAAGCGTCTCAACGTGTGCACGTCCTGCCTGAAGGCCGGTCGCGTCACTCGCTGA
- a CDS encoding Re/Si-specific NAD(P)(+) transhydrogenase subunit alpha, which produces MQIGIPLETQVGETRVAATPKTVAQLIQLGHSVLVEKGAGTKASYPDADYAAAGATVADSPAIWAAEMVAKINPPSEAEIAKLREGAVLVSLLAPARSPELVAALNERKITALAMDAVPRISRAQALDVLSSMANIAGYRAVVEAANEFGSFFTGQVTAAGKVPPAKVFVSGAGVAGLAAIGTAKSLGAIVRATDLRAEVAEQVQSMGGEFVAVKAEQQKSSDGYAKEASEAYNQAAAQMYAEQCKDVDIIITTALIPGRPAPRLITAEMVATMKPGSVIVDMAASNGGNVEGSVADKLVVTENGVKIIGYTDLAGRLPTQASQLFGTNVVNLMKLLTPAKDGEVVFDFEDVVVRGMTVSKDGEVLWPPPPVQVSAAPTAAVEAKPVEDPAVKAAREAAQAKAKTTRQLIWSALAAALVVLAVTFSPASFVGAFTVFALAVVVGFYVVSGVAHSLHTPLMAQTNAISGIILVGALLQLGSTNIAVLVMSFIAATIASINIFGGFLVSYRMLGMFKKEA; this is translated from the coding sequence ATGCAGATCGGCATCCCCCTGGAGACTCAGGTCGGGGAGACCCGCGTTGCGGCCACCCCGAAGACCGTCGCTCAGCTCATCCAACTAGGTCATTCGGTGCTCGTCGAGAAGGGGGCCGGGACCAAGGCTTCCTACCCCGACGCCGACTACGCCGCCGCCGGTGCCACCGTCGCTGACAGCCCAGCAATTTGGGCGGCCGAGATGGTGGCCAAGATCAATCCTCCTAGCGAGGCCGAGATCGCCAAGCTCCGCGAAGGCGCGGTGCTGGTTTCTCTGCTCGCTCCGGCCCGCAGCCCCGAGCTGGTGGCCGCCCTCAACGAGCGCAAGATCACCGCACTGGCAATGGACGCCGTGCCGCGGATCTCCCGCGCTCAGGCGCTGGACGTGCTCAGCTCGATGGCCAACATCGCCGGCTACCGCGCGGTGGTCGAGGCGGCCAACGAGTTCGGCTCGTTCTTCACCGGGCAGGTCACGGCGGCCGGCAAGGTACCTCCGGCCAAGGTCTTCGTCTCCGGCGCCGGCGTGGCCGGGCTGGCGGCGATCGGCACCGCGAAGTCGCTGGGCGCGATCGTCCGGGCCACCGACCTGCGCGCCGAGGTGGCCGAGCAGGTCCAGTCCATGGGCGGCGAGTTCGTCGCGGTGAAGGCCGAACAGCAGAAGTCGAGCGACGGCTACGCCAAGGAGGCTTCCGAGGCCTACAACCAGGCCGCCGCTCAGATGTACGCCGAGCAGTGCAAGGACGTCGACATCATCATCACCACCGCGCTGATCCCGGGACGCCCGGCTCCGCGGCTGATCACCGCCGAGATGGTGGCCACCATGAAGCCCGGCTCGGTGATCGTCGACATGGCCGCCTCCAACGGCGGCAACGTCGAGGGTTCGGTGGCCGACAAGCTGGTGGTGACCGAGAACGGCGTGAAGATCATCGGCTACACCGACCTGGCCGGCCGGCTGCCAACCCAGGCCTCGCAGCTCTTCGGCACCAACGTGGTGAACCTGATGAAGCTGCTCACCCCGGCCAAGGACGGCGAGGTCGTCTTCGACTTCGAGGACGTCGTGGTGCGCGGCATGACCGTCTCCAAGGACGGCGAAGTCCTGTGGCCACCGCCACCGGTGCAGGTGTCGGCAGCGCCGACGGCTGCCGTCGAGGCCAAGCCGGTCGAGGATCCGGCGGTCAAGGCTGCTCGTGAGGCGGCCCAGGCCAAGGCCAAGACCACTCGTCAGCTGATCTGGTCTGCGCTCGCCGCGGCGCTGGTGGTGCTGGCCGTCACCTTCTCGCCGGCCAGCTTCGTCGGAGCCTTCACGGTCTTCGCACTGGCCGTCGTGGTCGGCTTCTACGTGGTCAGCGGCGTCGCCCACTCGCTGCACACGCCGCTGATGGCTCAGACCAATGCCATCTCCGGCATCATCCTGGTCGGCGCCCTGCTGCAGCTGGGTTCGACCAACATCGCAGTCCTGGTGATGAGCTTCATCGCCGCGACCATCGCATCGATCAACATCTTCGGCGGGTTCCTGGTGTCGTACCGGATGCTCGGCATGTTCAAGAAGGAGGCCTGA
- the dapB gene encoding 4-hydroxy-tetrahydrodipicolinate reductase, which yields MKVAVFGAKGRMGAEVCRAVEAADGLELVAAVDAGEDRSAVEQADVVVDFTVPAVVMDNIAWCAERGINVVVGTTGFAAERLDQVRELLGPQPTSGVLIAANFSIGAVLMMRFAEQAARFYESAEIIELHHPDKVDAPSGTARVTASRIAQARAEAGLGPVPDATTSDPDGARGAVVDGVHVHGVRLRGLVAHQEVLFGAVGETLTVRHDSFDRASFMPGVLLAVRAVVDRPGLTIGIDDLLGL from the coding sequence ATGAAGGTTGCAGTGTTCGGGGCCAAGGGACGGATGGGCGCCGAGGTCTGTCGGGCTGTTGAGGCCGCCGACGGCCTGGAACTGGTCGCCGCGGTCGATGCCGGTGAGGACCGCAGCGCCGTCGAGCAGGCCGACGTGGTGGTCGACTTCACCGTCCCTGCCGTGGTGATGGACAACATTGCCTGGTGCGCCGAACGCGGCATCAACGTCGTGGTCGGCACCACCGGCTTCGCCGCGGAGCGGCTGGACCAGGTGCGCGAGTTGCTCGGCCCGCAGCCGACCTCCGGAGTGCTGATCGCGGCCAACTTCTCGATCGGCGCGGTGCTGATGATGCGCTTCGCCGAGCAGGCGGCCCGCTTCTACGAGTCGGCCGAGATCATCGAACTGCATCACCCGGACAAAGTGGACGCCCCGTCGGGCACGGCCCGGGTGACGGCCTCCCGGATCGCCCAGGCGCGTGCCGAGGCCGGGCTGGGTCCGGTGCCGGATGCCACCACCAGCGACCCGGACGGAGCCCGTGGCGCGGTTGTCGACGGAGTGCATGTGCACGGGGTGCGGCTGCGTGGCCTGGTGGCCCATCAGGAGGTGCTGTTCGGCGCGGTGGGGGAGACCCTCACGGTTCGGCACGACTCCTTCGACCGGGCGTCCTTCATGCCCGGGGTGCTGTTGGCCGTACGGGCCGTGGTCGACCGTCCAGGACTGACCATCGGCATCGACGACCTGCTCGGCCTCTAG
- a CDS encoding ribonuclease J, with product MRETLKKPPKLAADTLRVIPLGGHGDIGRNMSCFEINSQLLFIDCGVLFPSDDQPGVDLILPGLHLIEDRLDQVQALVLTHGHEDHIGAVPYLLRRRPDLPVYGSRLTLALVQAKLREHRVGQTNLHEVAEGDRVQAGEFNLEFFAVNHSIPDALAVALRTKAGSVLHTGDFKMDQLPLDHRLTDLRGFARLGEEGLDLFMPDSTNADTPGFTTGEREIEPAMERVFAQADKKLIVACFASHVHRVQQVMDAAARHRRKVVYVGRSMLRNMTVARELGFLRVPENTLIELKQIENYRDDEVVIISTGSQGEPLSALSRISNHEHPVITAGPGDVVLLASSLIPGNENSVYRVINALIRNGVNVVHKGNALVHVSGHASAGELLYCYNLLTPKNVLPVHGEARHLIANAKLAISTGVPPERTFAVEDGAVIDLAKGVARQVGQLECGYIFVDGLTEGEIGDAELTDRKILGEEGFITVIAVVNLHSAELVSGPDIHARGFAEDDSVFDEIRPELAAALRRSLADGADDTYVLQQLLRRLIGRWVNNNFRRRPMILPIVVAS from the coding sequence GTGCGTGAGACCTTGAAGAAACCTCCGAAGCTGGCTGCCGACACCTTGCGGGTCATTCCGCTGGGCGGGCACGGCGATATCGGCCGCAACATGAGCTGCTTCGAGATCAACTCTCAGCTGCTGTTCATCGACTGCGGCGTGCTGTTCCCCTCCGATGACCAGCCCGGCGTCGACCTGATCCTGCCCGGGCTGCACTTGATCGAGGATCGGCTCGACCAGGTACAGGCTCTGGTCCTCACCCACGGTCACGAGGACCACATCGGTGCGGTGCCCTACCTGCTGCGCCGCCGTCCCGATCTGCCGGTCTATGGCTCCCGACTGACCCTGGCACTGGTCCAGGCCAAGCTGCGCGAGCATCGGGTCGGCCAGACCAACTTGCACGAAGTCGCCGAGGGCGACCGGGTCCAGGCCGGCGAGTTCAACCTGGAGTTCTTCGCGGTGAACCACTCCATCCCGGACGCCCTCGCGGTGGCGCTGCGGACGAAGGCCGGCTCGGTGCTGCACACCGGCGACTTCAAGATGGATCAGCTCCCGCTGGACCATCGGCTGACCGACCTGCGCGGGTTCGCCCGGCTGGGGGAGGAGGGGCTGGATCTGTTCATGCCCGACTCCACCAATGCCGACACCCCCGGCTTCACCACCGGCGAGCGGGAGATCGAGCCGGCCATGGAGCGGGTCTTCGCCCAGGCCGACAAGAAGCTGATCGTGGCCTGCTTCGCCTCGCACGTGCACCGGGTCCAGCAGGTGATGGACGCGGCCGCCCGGCATCGCCGCAAGGTGGTCTATGTCGGCCGCTCGATGCTCCGCAACATGACCGTGGCTAGGGAGCTCGGCTTCCTGCGGGTGCCGGAGAACACTTTGATCGAGCTCAAGCAGATCGAGAACTACCGCGACGATGAGGTGGTGATCATCTCCACCGGCTCCCAGGGCGAGCCGCTCAGCGCACTGTCCCGGATCTCCAACCACGAGCACCCGGTGATCACCGCGGGCCCCGGCGACGTGGTGCTGCTGGCCTCGTCCCTGATCCCGGGCAATGAGAACTCGGTCTACCGGGTGATCAACGCCCTGATCCGCAATGGGGTCAACGTCGTGCACAAGGGCAATGCGCTGGTGCACGTGTCCGGCCACGCTAGCGCGGGGGAGTTGCTCTACTGCTACAACCTGCTGACCCCGAAGAATGTGCTGCCGGTGCACGGTGAGGCCCGGCACCTGATCGCCAACGCCAAGCTGGCCATCTCCACCGGAGTCCCGCCCGAGCGCACCTTCGCGGTCGAGGACGGTGCCGTGATCGACCTGGCCAAGGGCGTGGCCCGACAGGTCGGTCAGCTGGAGTGCGGCTACATCTTTGTGGACGGCCTGACCGAGGGTGAGATCGGTGACGCCGAGCTGACCGATCGCAAGATCCTCGGCGAGGAGGGCTTCATCACGGTGATCGCGGTGGTGAACCTGCACAGCGCCGAACTGGTCAGCGGACCGGACATCCACGCCCGTGGTTTCGCCGAGGACGACTCGGTCTTCGACGAGATCCGTCCCGAGCTGGCGGCCGCCCTGAGACGCTCATTGGCCGACGGCGCCGACGACACCTATGTGCTCCAGCAACTGCTGCGCAGGCTGATCGGACGCTGGGTGAACAACAACTTCCGGCGCCGTCCGATGATCCTGCCGATCGTGGTGGCGTCCTGA
- a CDS encoding polyribonucleotide nucleotidyltransferase: MEGPEIRFTEAVIDNGSFGKHVVRFETGLLAKQANGSAAVYLDGDTMLLSATTAAKNPRDAVDFFPLTVDVEERMYAAGRIPGSFFRREGRPSEGAILAARLTDRPLRPCFVKGLRNEVQVVITVMALNPNVRFDVLAINAGSASTTLAGLPFSGPVGGLRIALIGDQWVGFPTVDQMEQSTFEMAIAGRVLPDGDVAIMMVEAESTAATWDLVRSGRTAPTEEVVAQGIEAAKPFIKALCDAQAELAAMAPKPVSQFPVFLDYQPDVFAAVEAAGLDRLKAVMSIAGKAEREAATEELKAALHAELDAQFTEREKEISGAFYALTKKVVRHKTLTEKVRIDGRGVRDIRTLSAEVGVLPRVHGSALFQRGETQILGVSTLNMLDMEQKLDTLSPETTKRYMHNYNFPPYSTGETGRVGSPKRREIGHGALAERALIPVLPKRDEFPYAIREVSEALGSNGSTSMGSVCASTLALLNAGVPLKAPVAGIAMGLMSEEIDGETKYVALTDILGAEDALGDMDFKVAGTRDFVTALQLDTKLNGIPSEVLAGALQQAREARHTILDVMGEAIDAPDEMSPYAPRIITIRIPVDKIGEVIGPKGKMINQIQDDTGANISIEDDGTIYIGADNGEAAEAARMIINGIANPTMPEKGERYLGTVVKIMPFGAFVSLLPGKDGLLHISKLRSLAGGGRVENVEDVVSVGQKIQVEISEIDEKGKLSLIPVVEEKAAEAEPEA, from the coding sequence ATGGAAGGTCCTGAGATTCGCTTCACCGAGGCCGTGATTGACAACGGTTCATTCGGTAAGCATGTGGTTCGGTTCGAGACCGGACTGCTCGCCAAGCAGGCCAATGGCTCTGCTGCTGTCTACCTGGACGGCGACACCATGTTGCTGTCGGCCACCACTGCGGCCAAGAACCCGCGGGATGCCGTCGACTTCTTCCCCCTGACCGTCGACGTCGAGGAGCGGATGTATGCCGCGGGCCGGATCCCCGGCTCCTTCTTCCGTCGCGAAGGCCGGCCGTCCGAGGGCGCCATCCTGGCTGCCCGGCTGACCGACCGTCCGCTGCGTCCCTGCTTCGTCAAGGGCCTGCGCAACGAGGTCCAGGTCGTCATCACCGTGATGGCGCTGAACCCGAACGTCCGCTTCGACGTGCTGGCCATCAACGCCGGCTCGGCGTCCACCACCTTGGCCGGTCTGCCGTTCTCCGGCCCGGTCGGCGGTCTGCGGATCGCCCTGATCGGTGACCAGTGGGTCGGCTTCCCGACTGTCGACCAGATGGAGCAGTCCACCTTCGAGATGGCGATCGCCGGCCGGGTTCTGCCCGATGGCGATGTCGCGATCATGATGGTGGAGGCCGAGTCCACCGCCGCCACCTGGGATCTGGTTCGCTCCGGCCGCACCGCTCCGACCGAAGAGGTCGTGGCGCAGGGCATCGAGGCGGCCAAGCCGTTCATCAAGGCGCTGTGTGATGCTCAGGCCGAGCTGGCCGCCATGGCTCCCAAGCCGGTCAGCCAGTTCCCAGTCTTCCTAGACTACCAGCCCGACGTGTTCGCCGCTGTCGAGGCCGCCGGCCTCGATCGGCTCAAGGCCGTCATGTCGATCGCCGGCAAGGCCGAGCGGGAGGCTGCGACCGAGGAGCTGAAGGCTGCTCTGCACGCCGAGCTCGACGCGCAGTTCACCGAGCGGGAGAAGGAGATCAGCGGGGCGTTCTACGCGCTGACCAAGAAGGTCGTCCGGCACAAGACGCTCACCGAGAAGGTGCGCATCGACGGCCGTGGCGTCCGGGACATCCGGACCCTGTCGGCCGAGGTCGGCGTGCTGCCCCGGGTGCACGGTTCGGCGCTGTTCCAGCGTGGCGAGACCCAGATCCTGGGCGTCTCCACCCTGAACATGCTCGACATGGAGCAGAAGCTGGACACGCTCTCCCCGGAGACCACCAAGCGCTACATGCACAACTACAACTTCCCGCCGTACTCCACCGGCGAGACCGGCCGAGTCGGCTCGCCGAAGCGGCGGGAGATCGGTCACGGCGCGCTCGCTGAGCGGGCCCTGATCCCGGTGCTGCCCAAGCGCGACGAGTTCCCCTACGCGATCCGTGAGGTGTCCGAGGCTCTCGGCTCGAACGGTTCGACCTCGATGGGTTCGGTCTGTGCGTCCACCCTGGCCCTGCTGAACGCCGGTGTGCCGCTGAAGGCTCCGGTGGCCGGTATCGCCATGGGCCTGATGAGCGAGGAGATCGACGGCGAGACCAAGTACGTCGCGCTGACCGACATCCTGGGTGCTGAGGATGCCCTCGGCGACATGGACTTCAAGGTTGCCGGTACCCGTGACTTCGTCACCGCCCTGCAGCTGGACACCAAGCTCAACGGCATCCCGTCCGAGGTGCTGGCTGGCGCTCTGCAGCAGGCGCGTGAGGCTCGCCACACGATCCTGGACGTGATGGGTGAGGCCATCGACGCTCCGGACGAGATGAGCCCCTACGCTCCGCGGATCATCACCATCCGGATCCCGGTCGACAAGATCGGCGAGGTCATCGGGCCCAAGGGCAAGATGATCAACCAGATCCAGGACGACACCGGCGCCAACATCTCGATCGAGGATGACGGCACCATCTACATCGGTGCCGACAACGGTGAGGCCGCAGAGGCCGCGCGCATGATCATCAACGGCATCGCCAACCCGACCATGCCGGAGAAGGGCGAGCGCTACCTGGGCACGGTCGTGAAGATCATGCCGTTCGGCGCGTTCGTCTCCCTGCTCCCGGGCAAGGATGGCCTGCTGCACATCTCCAAGCTGCGTTCGCTGGCCGGCGGTGGCCGGGTGGAGAACGTGGAGGACGTGGTCAGCGTCGGCCAGAAGATCCAGGTCGAGATCTCCGAGATCGACGAGAAGGGCAAGCTGTCCCTGATCCCGGTCGTCGAGGAGAAGGCAGCCGAGGCGGAGCCCGAGGCCTGA
- the pntB gene encoding Re/Si-specific NAD(P)(+) transhydrogenase subunit beta produces MLEYFIQGLYIVAGVLFILSLAGLSKQTTARMGNIAGMVGMALALIATIADSLFLSATQPGRQSVLVTLALIVAVLLIGALIGTPIARKVEMTQMPELIAAFHSFVGMAAVLVGFNSFAVAEGAGGAVHLVEVALGVLIGAYTFTGSVIAYLKLSAKMGSKPLTLPGRNLINLVGFVLFFALMIWFVIGAEANPTLGWVLIIAIAVIGFLLGLHMVAAIGGGDMPVVVSMLNSYSGWAAAAAGFMLGNNLLIITGSLVGSSGAILSYIMCRAMNRSFISVILGGFGSEGGTVAASAVEDGEHREIDAAGAAELLWNAKNVIITPGYGMAVAKAQYPVADLTAKLRAHGVNVRFGVHPVAGRLPGHMNVLLAEAHVPYDIVLEMDEINEDFADTDVVLVIGANDTVNPAALDDPNSPIAGMPVLEVWKAENVIVFKRSMATGYAGVQNPLFFKENTQMLFGDAKQRVDDILKALD; encoded by the coding sequence ATGCTTGAGTACTTCATCCAAGGGCTCTACATCGTCGCTGGGGTTCTGTTCATCCTCTCCCTGGCCGGGCTGTCCAAGCAGACCACGGCCCGGATGGGCAACATCGCCGGCATGGTCGGCATGGCTCTGGCTCTGATCGCCACCATCGCCGATTCGCTGTTCCTCTCGGCCACCCAGCCGGGCCGGCAGTCGGTGCTGGTCACCCTGGCCCTGATCGTGGCCGTGCTCCTGATCGGCGCCCTGATCGGTACTCCGATCGCCCGCAAGGTCGAGATGACCCAGATGCCCGAGCTGATCGCGGCCTTCCACTCCTTCGTGGGCATGGCTGCGGTGCTGGTCGGCTTCAACTCCTTCGCCGTGGCGGAGGGCGCCGGCGGCGCCGTCCACCTGGTCGAGGTGGCCCTGGGCGTGCTGATCGGCGCCTACACCTTCACCGGCTCGGTGATCGCCTATCTGAAGCTCTCCGCGAAGATGGGCTCCAAGCCGCTGACCCTGCCCGGACGCAACCTGATCAACCTGGTCGGCTTCGTGCTGTTCTTCGCGCTGATGATCTGGTTCGTGATCGGCGCTGAGGCCAACCCGACCCTGGGCTGGGTGCTGATCATCGCCATCGCGGTCATCGGCTTCCTGCTGGGCCTGCACATGGTCGCGGCCATCGGTGGCGGCGACATGCCGGTCGTGGTGTCGATGCTGAACTCGTACTCCGGTTGGGCGGCGGCAGCGGCCGGCTTCATGCTGGGCAACAACCTGCTGATCATCACCGGCTCGCTGGTCGGTTCTTCGGGTGCGATCTTGTCCTACATCATGTGCCGGGCCATGAACCGCTCGTTCATCTCGGTGATCCTGGGCGGCTTCGGCTCCGAGGGTGGCACCGTGGCGGCCAGCGCGGTCGAGGATGGCGAGCATCGCGAGATCGACGCCGCCGGCGCGGCCGAACTGCTCTGGAACGCCAAGAATGTGATCATCACCCCGGGCTACGGGATGGCGGTCGCGAAGGCGCAGTACCCAGTGGCCGATCTGACCGCCAAGCTGCGCGCACACGGCGTCAACGTCCGGTTCGGCGTCCACCCGGTGGCCGGACGCTTGCCCGGGCACATGAACGTGCTGCTGGCCGAGGCCCACGTCCCCTACGACATCGTCTTGGAGATGGACGAGATCAACGAGGACTTCGCCGACACCGACGTGGTGCTGGTGATCGGGGCCAACGACACGGTGAACCCGGCCGCGCTGGACGACCCGAACTCCCCGATCGCCGGCATGCCGGTGCTCGAGGTCTGGAAGGCCGAGAACGTGATCGTGTTCAAGCGCTCGATGGCCACCGGCTATGCCGGCGTCCAGAACCCGCTGTTCTTCAAGGAGAACACCCAGATGCTGTTCGGCGACGCCAAGCAGCGTGTGGACGACATCCTGAAGGCGCTCGACTGA